One window of the Megalops cyprinoides isolate fMegCyp1 chromosome 2, fMegCyp1.pri, whole genome shotgun sequence genome contains the following:
- the b3gnt7 gene encoding UDP-GlcNAc:betaGal beta-1,3-N-acetylglucosaminyltransferase 7, which produces MMTARDRWRVYKRVCLMFFLAVVTLTVVQRGNMSTGAQFQVERQTRQEAATGGALQKKGLFSGTDSFWKVSKRKQEPTTEDPKVTEERGARTWDVTTTNCTANLNFSNTEWFAGLEPTFKQFLLYRHCRYFPIIINHPEKCKGEIYLLIVIKSIITQHDRREVIRKTWGKEQEIDGKRIKTLFLLGASSNEVEKANHQKLLEYEDYIYGDILQWDFMDSFFNLTLKETHFLKWFSTYCGNVRYIFKGDDDVFVNVQNIFEFLGDINIKNLFVGDVLFKAKPIRKKENKYYIPQALYNKTHYPPYAGGGGFLMDGPLARKLYGASETLDLYPIDDVFLGMCLEVVQVTPIRHNAFKTFGLVRNKNSKLNKEPCFFKGMIVVHKLLPPDLLNMWKLVNSDLICAQKVEIL; this is translated from the coding sequence GATGACAGCCAGGGACAGATGGAGGGTGTACAAGAGGGTGTGTCTCATGTTCTTCCTGGCTGTGGTGACCCTCACCGTGGTCCAGAGAGGCAACATGAGCACTGGGGCCCAGTTTCAAGTGGAAAGGCAGACCCGGCAAGAGGCCGCCACTGGTGGTGCTCTTCAGAAGAAGGGCCTCTTCTCTGGGACAGACAGCTTTTGGAAAGTGAGCAAGCGGAAGCAGGAGCCCACCACTGAAGACCCCAAAGTGacggaggagagaggagccaggACCTGGGATGTCACCACTACCAACTGCACCGCCAACCTCAACTTCTCCAACACAGAGTGGTTTGCAGGTCTGGAGCCCACTTTTAAGCAATTCTTGCTCTACAGGCACTGCAGGTATTTCCCCATTATCATCAACCACCCAGAGAAGTGCAAAGGGGAGATCTACCTGTTGATTGTGATCAAATCCATCATAACTCAGCATGACCGCAGGGAGGTGATCCGGAAGACATGGGGCAAGGAGCAGGAAATCGATGGGAAAAGGATTAAGACTCTCTTCCTTCTGGGAGCTTCCTCCAATGAGGTGGAGAAAGCCAATCACCAGAAGTTGCTGGAGTACGAAGACTACATCTATGGGGACATCCTTCAGTGGGACTTTATGGACAGCTTCTTCAACCTTACTCTCAAGGAGACTCACTTCCTCAAGTGGTTCTCCACATACTGTGGCAATGTGCGCTACATATTCAAGGGGGACGATGATGTCTTTGTTAATGTCCAGAACATATTTGAGTTTCTGGGGGATATCAACATCAAAAACCTTTTTGTGGGAGATGTCCTTTTCAAGGCCAAGCCTattagaaagaaagaaaacaaatattacatCCCCCAGGCTCTGTACAATAAGACCCACTACCCACCATATGCAGGTGGAGGGGGATTCTTGATGGATGGCCCCCTGGCTAGAAAGCTCTACGGAGCCTCAGAGACCCTGGACCTGTACCCTATTGATGATGTCTTTCTGGGCATGTGTCTAGAGGTGGTCCAGGTCACCCCCATCAGACATAATGCCTTCAAGACCTTTGGGCTTGTGAGAAATAAGAATAGCAAATTGAACAAAGAACCTTGCTTCTTCAAAGGCATGATAGTGGTACACAAGCTGCTCCCCCCAGATCTCCTTAATATGTGGAAACTGGTCAACAGTGACCTCATCTGCGCACAGAAAGTAGAGATCTTATAG
- the ncl gene encoding nucleolin, translated as MVKLAKAAKKQATPKKKAPPPPKEVEEESSEEDSEDDDDEEEAPPPKAVAKKNAVPVKAAKNGKVAKKAESDDEDDDDDDEDDEDDDSEEESEEEAPPPPKKGKSTPAKATPAKAAPQKKAPPAQAEESDDDDDDDDDDEDDESEEEAPPPKKATPSKPAVKVTPAKAAPAKEESEEEDDDDDDDDDDDDEEDSEEEKMDTTPAPAAKAKKAGMVKAKEESEEDDDEDDDDDDDDEEDDEDEEESGEEESAVTPGKRKAESKKETSPAKKARTEGEGFCLFVGNLNTGKDFDEIKQALANFFSKKNLEVQDVRVGSSKKFGYVDFATEEDLQKALKMNGKKFLGQEMKLDKARSKENSMEGKKERDARTLFVKNLPFSATQEDLKEVFDQAVEIRIPPGQNGSNRGIAYIEFKTEAIAEKMLGEAQGADVQGRSIIVDYTGDKSQKGARSSAAAAAASKTLVVNNLAYSASEDTLQSTFEKAVSIRIPQNNGRPKGFAFVEFESIDDAKEALETLNNSEIEGRTIRLEFSQNSGQKSEGGRGNSGPTKTLFVKGLSEDTTDQTLKDSFEGAVAARIVTDRDTGSSKGFGFVDFESEQDCKAAKEAMEDCEIDGNKVTLDYARPKGEGGQRGGRGGFGGGFGGFGGRGGGGRGGRGGFGRGGGGGFRGGRGGNRGGGRGGFGGGRGGGFGAKPQGKKIKFDD; from the exons atGGTGAAGCTGGCAAAG GCCGCGAAGAAACAAGCTACTCCCAAGAAGAAGgctccaccaccccccaaaGAAGTCGAGGAAGAGTCAAGTGAAGAAGAcagtgaggatgatgatgatgaagaggag GCACCGCCACCAAAGGCAGTGGCCAAGAAGAATGCTGTCCCAGTCAAGGCAgctaaaaatggaaaagtagcaaaaaaagcagaaagtgatgacgaagatgatgatgatgatgatgaggatgatgaggatgatgattcTG AGGAAGAGTCAGAGGAGGaggctccccctcccccaaagaAAGGCAAATCCACCCCTGCAAAAGCCACTCCTGCCAAGGCTGCTCCCCAAAAGAAAGCACCCCCAGCACAGGCTGAAGAATcagatgacgatgatgatgacgacgatgacgATGAGGATGATG AATCAGAGGAGGAAGCCCCTCCCCCAAAGAAGGCAACTCCATCCAAACCTGCTGTGAAGGTCACTCCCGCGAAGGCGGCTCCTGCTAAGGAGGAGTCtgaagaggaggatgatgatgatgacgacgatgatgatgatgacgatgaagAAG ACTCTGAGGAGGAGAAGATGGACACAACACCTGCTCCTGCTGCCAAGGCAAAGAAAGCAGGCATGGTGAAAGCCAAGGAGGAATCAGAAGAAGATGACGATGAagacgatgatgatgacgacgatgatgaggaagatgacgaggatgaggaggagagtggCGAAGAGG AATCAGCTGTGACTCCTGGAAAGAGGAAGGCAGAATCAAAGAAAGAGACTTCTCCAGCCAAGAAGGCCAGAACAGAGGGTGAAG gGTTCTGTCTTTTCGTCGGTAATTTGAACACGGGCAAGGACTTTGATGAAATCAAACAGGCCTTGGCAAATTTCTTCTCTAAGAAGAACCTTGAAGTCCAGGATGTCAGGGTTGGGTCATCAAA GAAATTTGGATATGTGGATTTTGCTACAGAAGAAGATCTGCAGAAGgctctgaaaatgaatggaaagaaGTTCTTGGGTCAGGAAATGAAACTAGACAAAGCTAGGAGCAAAGAAAATTCcatggaagggaaaaaag agagagacgccCGCACCTTGTTTGTGAAGAACCTCCCTTTCTCTGCAACACAAGAGGACCTGAAGGAGGTCTTTGACCAGGCTGTTGAAATCAGAATACCTCCTGGTCAGAATGGATCCAACAGAGG CATTGCCTACATAGAATTCAAGACAGAGGCTATTGCTGAGAAGATGCTGGGAGAAGCGCAGGGAGCAGACGTCCAGGGCCGCTCCATCATTGTAGATTACACAGGAGACAAGAGTCAAAAGGGTGCCAGGTCCTCAG ctgctgcagcagctgcaagCAAGACATTGGTTGTGAACAACCTGGCGTACAGCGCGTCAGAAGACACACTTCAGAGCACATTTGAAAAGGCAGTCTCCATTAGAATACCACAGAACAATGGCAGACCAAAGGG ATTCGCCTTTGTGGAGTTTGAGAGCATAGACGATGCAAAGGAAGCCCTGGAGACGCTAAACAACTCTGAGATCGAGGGCAGGACCATCAGACTCGAGTTCAGCCAGAACAGTGGTCAGAAAAGTGAAGGGGGCAGAGGAAACTCTG GCCCAACAAAGACCCTGTTTGTCAAAGGTCTGTCAGAGGACACAACCGATCAGACACTGAAGGACTCCTTTGAGGGTGCTGTTGCTGCCAGAATCGTCACAGACCGGGACACAGGATCCTCCAAAGG gttTGGCTTCGTAGACTTTGAAAGTGAGCAGGACTGCAAGGCAGCCAAAGAGGCCATGGAGGACTGCGAGATCGATGGCAACAAAGTCACCCTGGACTATGCCAGGCCAAAGGGTGAAGGGGGTCAGCGTGGTGGCAGGGGCGGATTTGGTGGAGGATTTGGAGGATTTGGAGGCCGTGGAGGCGGCGGCAGAGGCGGAAGAGGAGGATTTGGCAGGGGCGGTGGTGGCGGCTTCAGGGGAGGACGAGGAGGCAACCGTGGAGGTGGCCGCGGGGGTTTTGGAG GAGGCAGAGGCGGTGGATTTGGAGCAAAGCCCCAGGGGAAGAAGATCAAGTTTGATGATTaa
- the nppc gene encoding C-type natriuretic peptide, with protein MNISHWVACGLLMTLLSVSIEAKPLTQEQQKSLRNLLGEELSEYLASGERKLENIRSRVRLLRDLRLDTRAKGMWARILNDQPNVRKHKSGTKKGASSSRSGCFGHKMDRIGTISGMGC; from the exons ATGAACATCTCCCATTGGGTGGCTTGTGGACTATTGATGACCCTCCTTTCAGTCAGCATAGAGGCAAAGCCTTTAACGCAGGAACAACAAAAG TCTCTTAGAAATTTGCTGGGGGAAGAGCTTTCTGAGTATCTGGCATCGGGGGAAAGGAAGCTGGAGAACATCAGGTCGAGGGTGCGTCTGTTGCGGGACCTTCGGCTGGACACACGGGCCAAGGGCATGTGGGCCCGCATCCTCAACGACCAGCCCAATGTACGGAAACACAAATCGGGCACGAAGAAGGGGGCCTCATCATCCCGGAGTGGCTGCTTTGGCCACAAAATGGACAGGATAGGCACCATAAGCGGCATGGGCTGTTAG